Proteins encoded by one window of Vitis vinifera cultivar Pinot Noir 40024 chromosome 10, ASM3070453v1:
- the LOC100246953 gene encoding cysteine-rich receptor-like protein kinase 15, translating into MKTDKDLLSAMLLLLPSLVLLLTPVTADPLGKVRSNKTYTPNSPFENNLKGLLQSLSSNTHLTGFNSASVGSNTNQVHGRALCRGDVAAQDCKNCVENASQEIMKVCKSEEAIIWYEFCQVQYSYQMFSVMVYTGKYPDSNSQKKNVSDPGHFYSFQKDLMGNLTNDAAFDHAKLMFAVGETKLSRNLTIYGLVQCTRDQPGGFCSNCLMSAFGDLSGCCKTHEGGTILRSCNMRFEVHRFYTVPTVNAGEWKMWMLVLVICIPIFAPAVLIGSCILYRRGRKGTQNVAMIQEGSLLGPQELPFMDFATVKAATDNISDSNKLGQGGFGTVFKGVLPNGNEIAVKRLSRKSWQGAEEVKNEIILIAKLQHRNLVRFLGCGIEGDEKLLRYEFMPNKSLDIFIFDEDKELQFNWETRHNIINGIARGLLYLYEDSRLKIIHRDLKPNNVLLDHDMVAKISDFGMARIFCEKQNAANTRRIVGTYGYIAPEYAMEGIFSVKSDAFSFGVILLEIISGKRNSGFYLTQLAPTLLAYAWRLWNEGKELEFVDSLLTESCPAEEILMQWLYRSRVHMSWALLN; encoded by the exons ATGAAGACCGATAAAGATTTGCTTTCAGCTATGCTATTGTTGCTTCCCTCCCTGGTTTTACTCCTTACCCCTGTTACTGCAGATCCTCTCGGTAAAGTTCGTTCAAATAAGACCTACACACCCAATAGCCCATTTGAAAATAACCTGAAGGGCCTTCTCCAGTCTCTATCTTCCAATACACATCTCACAGGATTTAACAGTGCCTCTGTTGGAAGTAATACTAATCAGGTTCATGGAAGAGCACTATGTAGAGGGGATGTTGCTGCTCAGGATTGTAAGAACTGTGTGGAGAATGCAAGCCAAGAAATCATGAAGGTTTGCAAGAGTGAAGAGGCAATTATATGGTATGAATTTTGCCAAGTCCAATATTCCTACCAGATGTTCAGCGTGATGGTTTATACTGGAAAATATCCAGATTCAAATTCTcagaagaaaaatgtttctgaTCCAGGCCATTTTTACAGTTTTCAGAAGGATTTAATGGGGAATCTCACAAATGATGCTGCATTTGATCATGCTAAGCTCATGTTTGCAGTTGGAGAAACCAAATTGTCGAGGAATCTTACTATATATGGACTTGTACAGTGTACCAGGGACCAACCTGGGGGTTTCTGTAGTAACTGTTTGATGTCTGCATTTGGAGATCTTTCAGGTTGCTGCAAAACTCATGAAGGTGGAACAATTCTTAGGAGTTGTAACATGAGGTTTGAGGTGCACCGCTTTTACACAGTCCCAACTGTCAATG CAGGGGAATGGAAGATGTGGATGCTTGTGTTGGTCATTTGTATACCAATATTTGCACCAGCAGTTCTTATCGGCTCCTGCATTCTCTATCGTCGGGGGAGGAAGGGAACACAAAATG TTGCAATGATACAAGAAGGCAGTTTACTCGGTCCTCAGGAATTGCCCTTCATGGACTTTGCAACTGTCAAGGCAGCTACAGACAACATTTCAGACTCAAACAAGCTCGGACAGGGTGGGTTTGGCACTGTTTTCAAG GGTGTGCTACcaaatggaaatgaaatagCAGTTAAAAGGCTGTCAAGAAAATCATGGCAAGGGGCAGAGGAGGTTAAGAATGAGATCATACTAATTGCAAAACTTCAGCACAGAAACCTTGTGAGATTCTTGGGCTGTGGCATAGAGGGAGACGAAAAGCTGCTCAGATACGAGTTCATGCCCAACAAAAGCCTTGACATCTTCATATTTG ATGAAGATAAAGAGTTACAATTCAATTGGGAGACACGCCATAACATCATCAATGGAATCGCCAGAGGACTACTTTATCTTTACGAGGACTCCCGGCTTAAAATCATTCACAGGGATCTAAAGCCCAACAATGTCTTATTAGACCATGACATGGTTGCAAAGATCTCAGATTTTGGGATGGCAAGGATTTTTTGTGAAAAACAAAATGCAGCCAACACCAGAAGAATTGTAGGAACGTA TGGTTACATCGCTCCAGAGTATGCAATGGAGGGAATATTCTCTGTGAAATCTGATGCTTTCAGCTTTGGGGTTATCTTGCTTGAGATCATCAGCGGGAAAAGAAACAGTGGCTTCTACCTCACGCAACTTGCTCCGACACTCCTAGCATAT GCATGGCGGCTTTggaatgaaggaaaagaattaGAATTTGTGGATTCTTTGCTGACAGAATCATGCCCCGCTGAGGAAATTCTTATGCAGTGGCTATATCGCTCTAGAGTACACATGTCATGGGCACTTCTCAATTAA